In Coraliomargarita sinensis, the genomic stretch ATCTGCCCCGGCATGACCAGAAGGTAAGACTTCAGGGAGTCTTCACCCGTGTAAGCAGGAAGACAGGGCACGCCTTCCCCGTTCACTGCCGTAAAGTCGATTTCGATGTCCTCGCGAGACTTGCCCGAGGTTTCGCTCCGGAAAATCCGTCCAAAGTCCCAGACCTCATAGGACGTATTGATTCCACCGGCTTTATCTGTTGGCAGTTCAGCGACCCTGGTGCTCAGTTGAGCGTTGGAGACCACGATGAGGTTTATCTTCTCTATTTCCGCTTTTGACTCCTGGATCATCCATGCCAGCGATGCAACGGGATCGGATTCTTCCAACGAAGCACTGAATTTGGGTTTGAGAGCGGCGTCGAAAAAATTTCGCAATCTCTTGAAGGCATTCCCCAAATCGGTGTTCGTCAACGACTCCAGCTTGTTGCCGTCCCGAAAGTCTCGAAGAATAAGCGTCAGGCAGGATAACTCGTCGTCGTAAGACCATGCATCGACAGCCTGTCCTCTGGAGGTGATTTTGTGCTCGGTCAGATCATAACCGGAGATGATTCCCTCGTCTTCAAGCAGGCTGCACATGTGTTCAAGAAATATTGAGCGCGTAAAATTCGTTTCCGCGCCGGCACGGGCATGGATATCTTGGGTGAAGTCTGCAAAAAAATCTTCAGCTTTCATTATTTTCCTCCCACCAGTCGGGTGTGGCTGCGAACGAAGAGCAGCTTTCTAGTCTCAGAGTGAACGAAAGGCGCTCGATACCATCCGGGATCGAAGCCATTTCGATTCTGGGGAAGCCATCAACGATTTCATAGCATTTGAGTGCGATCCGCATGAAAAACTGCTCATCATACTCTTCGCGTGTCGTGTAACCTGCCATAAACAGAAGATCTTCGAAGCGCTCGCGTGTATTTTCCGATTCGGCCTGGAGGTTGGAACGGATTACTGCCACGAGTCCATTCAAAGTAAAAGCTTCGGGATCGCCCGGATCAGCACTGGCAATGGTATAAACTGCGAGAAATCCTCTAGGCAATTGCGGGACCAGTTGTTCTGCTGAAGTAACTCTCACTGAGGGCTTGGAGCCTCCCGACTGGCATTTCACCTCTACCGCTGTGTCATGCACAGCAAAATCCTGAGGGGCATCCTCCGGGCCTTTCCAGAAGCTGACCGCATCCGACCAGGAAAAAGACTTGGCGACCTTGTCTGTCAGGAAAAGCAGCTCACCGATGAGCCCTTTAATAGCTTCATTCGAAAGTATGCCCGAGCGCTCGCGCTTGAGGAATTCCTGCCAGCGTGAAAGACGCCGAAGGAAGATCACGCTGCCGTGCTCATCCTTGTCTATACTGGAAGTGGCCCGCACAAGGTCTTCACAGAGTGAGTGGAAAAGTTCCCAGTTAACCGTGTCGTTCAGGATGAGAACGAGTTTGGTGTCGGACGCGCTGAAAGCCACTACGACTGATATTCCAGCGAGCTTTGGCAGCGACTTTCGGTCAGGAATCATACCGGGTGGACTTTCGTAAATAAACAGGTATCTGCCCTGTGTATCACGCCCCCAGTAGAGGCGGAGAGGGTGGGATTCGCCGACAAGTCTGACATTAAAGTCGATGTCGGGTTTCTCGATTTCGTGCCAGGGGTTCTTCATAGCGAATTTTCTTCCTCCTCATCAAGAGTGTCTCCGTAGGCGTTCTTCCAGTAGGGAATGTTAACGATATACTCCACCAGTTTCTGGGGGCGACGTGAGTCCGCTGATCCGGGAAAGCTCAAACCGTAGCCAACAACAAAATCCTTCTCAATACCTTCGACCCGCAGGGGGTGAATAATCAGCAGTGGCTTCTTTCCCGGAGCTTCGCGGTATAGGCGCGGATTGATCGTTTTTCCCTTATTGGCGTTCTTGATCGCTTCGATCTCTTCCGCGGGCAGACCTGCAGTCTCGTCGATGGATTCACCCATTCGCGCCTTCTTTTTGAATGACACGAAAGTCTTTTCTAGTTGAGCCATTTTTTCTGAACGATAAGCTCCAGTTCCGGTCAGGCCATTTCCAAAGGGCAGTTTGCCATCATCCGGTTTAGGAGCGAGGGTTCTGAGCAAAACATAGCCATGCGGATATTCGCTCTGCAAGGAATTCAACTGCTCGATCAATGGTTTGGGGTAGAAGGTATAGAACGATTCCGGGTGGTTGTTGAAGTTTTCAATGTAGCTGGCTAGTTGATCCAGATTGACCCCAGACCATAAGTGTCCGATCGGGGTGCGTTCGTATGTGATGTCGCCATCTCCCTGCATCGAGGTGATGAACGAATCTGTGAGTTTAATGTTTTCCTCTATTATCTCTTCATTCGAGGCGAGGGCGGTTGTTTCAATCAAACGGCCATCCAATGAAATCTTATGAGGGACTTGAATGCCTTTCCTCATCTTGTTACGGGCGGTAACTATGAGTGCCGTCGGATGGCTCCTGACTCGAAGGCCGAAGTCCACGGGTGTAAGTTTGAGCTTCTCCATCGCCCGGAAGTCTTCTCGGAGCTCTTCGGTAGCCTCTGCGATATGGCTATACCAGGATTCGGCCTGACCTGTCATGAAGATGCGGCAGAGGTCGGCGTATCCATCCCGATAGCCAAACCAGCGCCCCATCTGCATCAAGGTGTCATACATGACGGAATTTCTCAGGAAATAGCTGACAAGCAGTCCCTCGAGGGTAAGACCCCGGGACAGCCCGAGTCCGCCAACCGCGATTACAGTTCTGCCATCAGGATAGTCAGTCGAGCTGTAGTCCAGGACGTCCTGCGAAGCACTGTTCACACTGATCACTCTGGCTGGATCAATTGAATCTTTCAGTGCGCCCTGGATGTCCTCCCAGGAAAAACCGGAGTCTTCGAATTCCAACTCCCATGTCTGGTGAAGATGTCGGATTTCCTCGTTTCTGATTGCTTCTTCTGTTGGTAGTGAGGCGTAGTTGCCGATTGCACTGCGGAGGGCTTTGACTCGTTCGAGTATTAATCCCTTCAGTTCGTCTTGTACTCGGGTGAAACGGCTGGCGTTTACCATCATGGAGTGGTGCTTCCCGTGTTGGCCCCGGAGGAGACGGACTGCTTTGGCGATAAAAAAGCATTCGATCGCTCTATGAAGAGAATCTGGAAGGATCTCAGGCGTGAAATCTATCTTATGCTTTATATGAAGGACATCCTCGTTGTCGTCGATTTCACGAATGCAATCCAGATCTCCCTCGCTTCTGAAAATTCGATGAGGCCCCACGTAGTTGTCGGGAGGGTCGAGGCTGAGGATGAAATCGCGAGGAAACAGATCTTTGTAAAGATCACCATTCTTCATTTCATCTTCGCTGTCGGGGTCGATGAAGATATTTGCGAAGGGTGTCGCAGTGTAGCCGACAAATGAACTTTTATCGAATATCGAGAGCAGGTCGCGGATCGCCCGGTTGATGGCGGTTGGACTTTTGTCGTCTTTATTGGTGTTGATCGAGGCATGATCAGCTTCGTCATCAATCAGTAGCATCGACTTGTCCCGCAGGTTGTGCCGATTATGCTCCAGCAGCCACTTATGCAGATTCTCCAGGGTCGATTTGTTTTTTTTCAGGACAAAAAGCACGGGTTCATTTACGGCATCAAGCTTCATGCCAAAGCTGTTTGCAGTCTGCTTTTTAAAGTCCTCGACGCTGGTCGTGAAGTAAATGGGCGTGCGGGATTTATCAAAACGAGATGCCCCGACGTGGTCCTTTAGCCGTGTACAATACCCCATAAAGTCGGTGTCCAATCGTTCCTGGGTTTGGTTGCGGAGAGAATTGAGAAGGCCCGCCAGCACGATAATAACCTGATAACCGGCATCCGCAGCTTTGCAGACTACTCCCGCATAGTTCGCCGTCTTACCTGACTGGACATGACCGACAACGAGACCCCTGCGTGCCCAGCCCCCCTCTTTTGCGGGATCCTCCAGCCGATCTAAAATTTTATCCGTGATTTCATCAAGACTTCTGACGACCTTCGGTGGAAAGCTTTTCGTTGTGAGGAGATGCTTGCGATAGCGCTCCCAGTAATACCATTCAATATCGCCCTGACGTTGCTCAAGCCATGGCTTATAGTCTTCAGACTCAAAGAGTGCGCCGATCTCCATTCGGTAGACAAACTGCGACTTTATGTGACGCAGAACTTCTTCGAGCTCGGCTTCGGTATATTCAATCCCATCGACAATTTGAAGATGCAAGGCGTTTGCTTTCGTGTATTTGACGATCGCTTCCTCGTCGGGGGAGGCGTGTTTCTGCAGGTCGAGCATGACCCGGTCGATGAGCATGGACGCTTTATTCATCTTGGAATTCCTCTGTTACTAATCCTTCTATAATCGACGCGGAGGCTCCGGGAATCTCTGTAGCCAGCAATTTGGCCCTTATTTCTTCGACGGGGAGTCCGCAGTTTCGAAATGCCTGTATCAGCTCCCGACATAGTTCCACTGCCGCAGATTCCTCCAGTTCGCCGAGTGAAATTTCTAATTCGTCATTGGCCTTATCCGTGTAAAAGACATCCGTTGGAAAACTCTGAGCGATAACATTAAATACCCTTTCGATTCGACTTCTCGTATTTGGTGGAAGTGCTTCGAGTGGATCGTTCAGGAGGGGATGATTCAGGTTTATCGAATAGCTGATTTTTCCCTCGCTGATCTCACGGTTCCAGATAGGAACCACATTGCGATTGATGATCTTGGCGGCCTTTCTTTTGTAGACCTGCTTCCCTGCGCCGGAGATTCGTTGGATGATGTTCTTCAACTGCTTCCTGACAATCTCGGGAGGAGTAACCTGCGACTTGTCCACATTGATTGCCCAGATGTGGTCGAGGCTGTTCGGAATGTCGATGCGCACGCGAATCAGCTTGTTCAGTTCTTCCTTCTTCATGAGGCGAAACCATGTTGCCTTCACGATGAGTCGACGATTGCGGTAAACGTAAAACCCTTGATTCTGTAGATAACCGCCTTCGCCGGCATATCGGTCGTATTCTGCTCGGCTGACCTTGTTCTGATGGGGAAGAACATAAGGCTGCACTTCGATCGGTTGACCGTTTACAGTAACTTTCTCGACTGGTAATTCCTGACGAGCAGGGATGTTTGGACCAAATGGATTGAAAGCGGTCAGTTGGGAGTTGTTGAAGTCGATACGCACTGGCTTCTGTCCCGGGGCAGGGGAAATGAACCGGTGGAATACGGTTTCAAGGTGCTCTCGGGTCTGATTCATCATTTCACTGAATTTTCTCTCGCTGTCGATGCGCTCCGTGCCTGCCAGCATTGCATCCATACTCCGCCAGATAACAGCAGTGCCAGAGCTTAGGTCTTCGAGGAAGTCAGCGCAAAGTTGTGAAAGCAGCTTGTCGTCCCGTTGTTCTTGGGCACTCAATACTTTCAACATCCAGTCGTCAGATTCAGCGGCTGCCAGATAATCGAGGTCCCATTCGCATGCAGAGATGGAAGAATCGTATTTAGAGCAGACTGTCAGTCGACGGCATTGAGATATGGAAGCGGTCTTCAGGCCTAAACCGAACCGGCCAAGGTCGTGCTTCTCCCGCTCAAGGAGCGGCGACTGGGTTCCGAAGCGCATGGCCTCTCTCAGCCTTTCCTCACTCATGCCGCAGCCATTGTCCATCACGGCGACCCAAGGCTTACCATCAGACCACAGAAAGCGGACGGAAACATTTGAAGCTCCTGCGCTGATGCTGTTGTCGATAATATCGGCTAGTGCCGTTTCTACGGTATAACCAATGCTTCTCAGTGACTCGACCAGCGCTGCAGGGGAGGGTGATAACGAGATCACCTTTGTTTTTCCGATGCTGGGGGCGGTAGAGTCCATGATTAAATTTACGTTATGGAATCAATCAGTTTTGAGACGACCCCTGCAATCTTATATGCGAGGAGAGGAGGCACTGCATTGCCGACCTGATGATACTGCGAGGTTCTGGTCCCCTCAAAAAAATAGTTGTCCGGGAAGGTTTGGAGCCGCGCTGCTTCACGAACAGTCAGGCTTCGGTACTGCCTTGGGTCATAATGGATAAAGTAATGCCCGTCTTTGGAGATGTGCGATGTTATGGTAGAGGAGGGCCGATTTGCGACCTGGACGCGAAAGCGGTCGCCAAATTTCTGACCTCTAATTGCTTCTTTGACATTGGCATGGTTGGGTAAGAGTGCCTTAGGAAAGTCTCGGAGCTGCGGAGATGCACCAGTTTGTTCGGCATAACAGGAGGCGAATGCATATCGCCAGAGATCTTCCTTGATGTGGCTGCGGGTTTCGTGGTTGCAGACCCCATTCAGCTTTGGGTCTCCAAACCACCAGTCATCCAGAGGCTCCTCAAGGGACTTATAGCGGCTACCACGATCCTCTCTGCGTCGTGCATTTTTGATCGCACGTTCTAGCCGGTGAATAACTTCAAAGTCGAAGAAATCACCACTGGCTCCTCTGGAGAGTGATACATCAAGTAATTCCGCAAGGGCATCGTAGGCTCGCATGCCGTTCTGCTTGGTGACCCCGGGCGTTAATTTTGGCAGGTCGGAGATGGTTTCCTCAACAGTTCTCTGCCCGCACGGTTTAAGGAGAGGGATTTTTCCACAATCGAGATCATCACGTATGCCGAGCAAGATAACCCTGTGTCTTGCTTGCGGTATTCCGTATTGTTCCGAGTGTATGATGAAATCACTGGGCTCCTGTTCGAGTGGATTCCCATCTGACGGTACTGTCAGAGAATAGATGCGATACTTGTATCTGCGTCTCTTACCCGGAAAAACTTCGGCGGGATTGCTCAGGTCTTTAAGGATTTTTGGGAAGATCCGCTCTCCGTTGTGTTTTGCTGACAGGATGCCACGGACATTCTCCATGACAAACACACTTGGCCAATGTTTTCCTATGATTGCCAAATATTCTCTGTAAAGCTGATGTCGGGGATCTCCATCAAACGTGGCCAAGCGACGCCGGTTGAACACCTCTTCGGTCTCGTCTGGTTCGCGCTTGATGCCCCCGAGGATCTTGGAACGCCCCACCAGAGAGTATGCCTGGCAGGGTGGCCCGCCGATTAAAACCCAGTGGTCCGTGCAGCGAAGCTTTCTTTGTATCAGTTTATTCGGGTCCTGCTTACCTAAGGTGAGAAGTTGTGCCTCCTCTTCTGCGGCTTTTGCTTGAGCAGGAAATGCCCCATAGAGTTCATCTTTCAAAATTTCACCTCTGAGATACTGATAATATTCGTCCGGTGCTTTTCCTTCTTCGAATTGCCTGAAAAATGCCCTGAGGGTCAGTGTCTTGTGAGCGCTGGGGTCTTTTTCGATGGAAAGTCCAATCTTGAAACGCTTGCCCCCCTCCAGGGGATAACGCGAAAATCCTTCCCCCAAGCCTCCTGGGCCAGCAAACAGGTCGATCACCGGAATAGTTGAGGTCTTCTTTGCCATGGTGCTAGAGAGCCCTCCCGCTTTCAACGCATTCATTCGTGTGTTTCTGCGCCATATCTTTAAAGCGCTCTAAAACGTGCTCTGTGTCTCTTTTCAGTTGACATTCCCAAACTACGAACGGCTGCCAGCCTGCTTCTTTCAGCAGGGTAACGACCTCTCTGTCGCGCTGAACGTTCTTTCTGAATTTCTCCTTCCAGAATTCGACACGCGATTTTGGCATATAGGCATATTTGCAGTCCTCATGCCTGTGCCAGAAGCAGCCATGTACAAGGACGGCGATTTTGAATCGTGGCAGAACAAGGTCTGGTTTGCCCGGGAGAGAGCGATTCAGGGGACCATTCACAGTAAATCTGAAACCTGCGCGATGAAGCAGGGAACGTACGGCCTGCTCGGGGCGTGTGTTTTTTGATCGGATTCGCCTCATATTCCATGAACGGCGAGCTCTTGACAGGGTATCAGTCACCACGCTCTCCCTCCTCCAGGTCGCTTTCTGCAAGCTTTCCTTCTTTCACCTTCTGCTCGCAAAACCGGTTGAATTGGGCAAGTGCGAGCCGTGACGGAGATGCTTTTCCGTTCTCCCACCTGTTTACAGTGGCGAAACTGACGCCTAATTCGCGTGCGATATCCTCCTGGCTCAAGGCGAGTCGTAGTCTCACAGATTTAAGCAGATCAGAAAATGTGTGTTCAGTAGGCAAAGTATCATCACATATAGCGGATGTTATATAGTCTGCAAGCGTTAGTTGCCTGAAATATTTGAAGCGCCTCTCTTTAAGGCTGCCCGGGAGTAAAATATAAGGTGCTTCCAGCGGAGGCTATCATCTACCTTCATCAGCGATGAATGAGGCGTATCAGAAGACACTGCAGATTGTTCAGGGTTTGTCCCACAACCATTGCCCCGAACCTCCAGCCTCTTCGCGACTTCAAACCAGCAACAGGCAACTCCTCAGGGTTGTAACAATGGGTGAGACATCCCCCTTGGAAGGCGTACTTGCAAAGTTGCCGGTTCTCAGGGGAGTTTATATCTCCGGTTCATTGTTAGGCCTGGAGCGCTTACTTTTATCGAGTTCTGCAGCGATCTCTGATTTTCGAGATTCAAAGTCTTTCACCCGTATGGATAGGTACTGCTCGAAGCCATCATCTCTGCTTATGAGGTCGCGTTCAATTGGCGTCGGTTTATAATGCTTCATCCACTCAGCGAAAAGCGGATCTGTCAGTGTCAGTGGCACTTGGGATTCTGGGTGACCTTTAGGAATTTCGGGTTGAGGCGGAATTTCTTCAGTTCGGGCTTCTCAGGTGAGGTACAATAGAAGGATTCGTGAGTTCCATTTGGCCTGTGGTTGTCTCCGGAAGCTCAACTCTGTCATCGTTACAAATTGGGCGGGTCGAGGGTTCTTCCGCTACTGATTTTGTATTCGTTGATACCCCGAAGAAGCTTGAAGCGTAGCAGTATAGAGTTTTGGTGAATCCCTGCACATATCTTGGAAAGATGGTCGGTCGGGCGTGCGTCCATACTTTTGAGAAAAAAAGGGGATGAAATGAATAAAGACTGGGAGAAATTTTATAATAATAACTATGCGATAAAAATAGATCCCGATGTTTTTCGGCTAGTGGTGTTCCACCGAGCCATGGATTTTTTTGTGCAAGCGCAAATCGGAATTGATGGGGAGGGAGATCAGCGAGCTTGGATTTTTATCCAACTACCCCAGTTGGCCGGATTTTTCCCAAAGGAGATTCCGCCTCCTGAAATAGAGAAGCTGAATCCTTTAGTTCGGGATGAGACCGTGCAGGCCCGAGAAGCCTTTGCTAGGAAGCACTACATGCCAAGGGTGTGGCCGTTGAAAGGAGAAGATGCGGTCACTGCTTTTAAGATCGAATGTACGGTTCAGACAGGTCGGACAATTTGGCCTGATCTAGATTTGAATTTATTGCAAAAGGCTTACCGTGCTAAGGAAAAACGTGAAAAGGATATGTTGAGTAGGAATGTTGAAAATAACGAGCTTCCCCAGCATACAATGCGATATATGCTCTGTGCGATGTGGGACGGCTATTATTCTCACATGGATTCCAGAGACCAAATTGCGGATTCATTTCCCAAGCATCAATTATCGGTGACGACTGAATCCGTAAATACGGCCATCCATCAACTCGGACTGCCTAAAGGCCCAGGTCCATTCCGCGTCAACGCGAAATGCGTTTCTTAATAAACGTGTGCACGTTTGTTAAGATATGAAGGTGATTTCAATTCTGCTCCAATGTGGGAGCTATGACAGAAATCAAATACAACGAGGACTCAAAGTCCCGAATCCAAAATAATAACAAAGAAGCATCAGCTTCTTTTTCTAAAACAGCAGCGAACGCTGCGCTTAACGAAAACCAAAAGCCAGCAAACACGGAAGGACCACAAGGTGTCCTTACTCGTGTGCTGGCTGGGGAGGGGGGCGCCCCCTCCTCAGACTCCACCCCGGGGCAACAAACGTTGCCTAATTCGCCTGCGGCGGCATCCCCAAAGGAGGCTCCACTAGGAACACAGTCCGGTCCGCAAAGTGAGCCACGGGCAGAGTCAGCCGGGAAGCCACAAAGTTCCCCTCTTTCAAAAGCTGGAGAGGAGAAACCCAAAGACGCGTCGGCCCATGGCGGCACACGGTCGGGGCCACCAAGTGGGCCCAGCACCGCAGCCAAAACAGAAGCCGCTTCGGGTGAGCGGCCAAAGTCGGAGTCGACTCCCGGCTCCACATCTGTGGCTCCGAGCGAGCCCACAAACGTTCCGACTGCATCAAAAGCTGAGAAAACCAAGGAAGAGCGCCCGGAGCCACAAAAGGGTACGCCGGTGAAGGCACAAAGTGCCGCTCCTCTAAAGGATGGGGAGGGGGAACCCAAAGACAAGTCGGCCTCAAGTGGCATACAGTCCGGTCCACCAGCTGGCCCCAACGCTACAGCCAAATCAGAAGGTTCTGGAAGTGAGGCATCAAAGTCGGAGGCCACTCCCGG encodes the following:
- a CDS encoding PD-(D/E)XK motif protein; this translates as MKNPWHEIEKPDIDFNVRLVGESHPLRLYWGRDTQGRYLFIYESPPGMIPDRKSLPKLAGISVVVAFSASDTKLVLILNDTVNWELFHSLCEDLVRATSSIDKDEHGSVIFLRRLSRWQEFLKRERSGILSNEAIKGLIGELLFLTDKVAKSFSWSDAVSFWKGPEDAPQDFAVHDTAVEVKCQSGGSKPSVRVTSAEQLVPQLPRGFLAVYTIASADPGDPEAFTLNGLVAVIRSNLQAESENTRERFEDLLFMAGYTTREEYDEQFFMRIALKCYEIVDGFPRIEMASIPDGIERLSFTLRLESCSSFAATPDWWEENNES
- a CDS encoding Z1 domain-containing protein, which codes for MNKASMLIDRVMLDLQKHASPDEEAIVKYTKANALHLQIVDGIEYTEAELEEVLRHIKSQFVYRMEIGALFESEDYKPWLEQRQGDIEWYYWERYRKHLLTTKSFPPKVVRSLDEITDKILDRLEDPAKEGGWARRGLVVGHVQSGKTANYAGVVCKAADAGYQVIIVLAGLLNSLRNQTQERLDTDFMGYCTRLKDHVGASRFDKSRTPIYFTTSVEDFKKQTANSFGMKLDAVNEPVLFVLKKNKSTLENLHKWLLEHNRHNLRDKSMLLIDDEADHASINTNKDDKSPTAINRAIRDLLSIFDKSSFVGYTATPFANIFIDPDSEDEMKNGDLYKDLFPRDFILSLDPPDNYVGPHRIFRSEGDLDCIREIDDNEDVLHIKHKIDFTPEILPDSLHRAIECFFIAKAVRLLRGQHGKHHSMMVNASRFTRVQDELKGLILERVKALRSAIGNYASLPTEEAIRNEEIRHLHQTWELEFEDSGFSWEDIQGALKDSIDPARVISVNSASQDVLDYSSTDYPDGRTVIAVGGLGLSRGLTLEGLLVSYFLRNSVMYDTLMQMGRWFGYRDGYADLCRIFMTGQAESWYSHIAEATEELREDFRAMEKLKLTPVDFGLRVRSHPTALIVTARNKMRKGIQVPHKISLDGRLIETTALASNEEIIEENIKLTDSFITSMQGDGDITYERTPIGHLWSGVNLDQLASYIENFNNHPESFYTFYPKPLIEQLNSLQSEYPHGYVLLRTLAPKPDDGKLPFGNGLTGTGAYRSEKMAQLEKTFVSFKKKARMGESIDETAGLPAEEIEAIKNANKGKTINPRLYREAPGKKPLLIIHPLRVEGIEKDFVVGYGLSFPGSADSRRPQKLVEYIVNIPYWKNAYGDTLDEEEENSL
- a CDS encoding ATP-binding protein — its product is MDSTAPSIGKTKVISLSPSPAALVESLRSIGYTVETALADIIDNSISAGASNVSVRFLWSDGKPWVAVMDNGCGMSEERLREAMRFGTQSPLLEREKHDLGRFGLGLKTASISQCRRLTVCSKYDSSISACEWDLDYLAAAESDDWMLKVLSAQEQRDDKLLSQLCADFLEDLSSGTAVIWRSMDAMLAGTERIDSERKFSEMMNQTREHLETVFHRFISPAPGQKPVRIDFNNSQLTAFNPFGPNIPARQELPVEKVTVNGQPIEVQPYVLPHQNKVSRAEYDRYAGEGGYLQNQGFYVYRNRRLIVKATWFRLMKKEELNKLIRVRIDIPNSLDHIWAINVDKSQVTPPEIVRKQLKNIIQRISGAGKQVYKRKAAKIINRNVVPIWNREISEGKISYSINLNHPLLNDPLEALPPNTRSRIERVFNVIAQSFPTDVFYTDKANDELEISLGELEESAAVELCRELIQAFRNCGLPVEEIRAKLLATEIPGASASIIEGLVTEEFQDE
- a CDS encoding DNA cytosine methyltransferase, which translates into the protein MAKKTSTIPVIDLFAGPGGLGEGFSRYPLEGGKRFKIGLSIEKDPSAHKTLTLRAFFRQFEEGKAPDEYYQYLRGEILKDELYGAFPAQAKAAEEEAQLLTLGKQDPNKLIQRKLRCTDHWVLIGGPPCQAYSLVGRSKILGGIKREPDETEEVFNRRRLATFDGDPRHQLYREYLAIIGKHWPSVFVMENVRGILSAKHNGERIFPKILKDLSNPAEVFPGKRRRYKYRIYSLTVPSDGNPLEQEPSDFIIHSEQYGIPQARHRVILLGIRDDLDCGKIPLLKPCGQRTVEETISDLPKLTPGVTKQNGMRAYDALAELLDVSLSRGASGDFFDFEVIHRLERAIKNARRREDRGSRYKSLEEPLDDWWFGDPKLNGVCNHETRSHIKEDLWRYAFASCYAEQTGASPQLRDFPKALLPNHANVKEAIRGQKFGDRFRVQVANRPSSTITSHISKDGHYFIHYDPRQYRSLTVREAARLQTFPDNYFFEGTRTSQYHQVGNAVPPLLAYKIAGVVSKLIDSIT
- a CDS encoding very short patch repair endonuclease, coding for MRRIRSKNTRPEQAVRSLLHRAGFRFTVNGPLNRSLPGKPDLVLPRFKIAVLVHGCFWHRHEDCKYAYMPKSRVEFWKEKFRKNVQRDREVVTLLKEAGWQPFVVWECQLKRDTEHVLERFKDMAQKHTNECVESGRAL
- a CDS encoding helix-turn-helix domain-containing protein yields the protein MPTEHTFSDLLKSVRLRLALSQEDIARELGVSFATVNRWENGKASPSRLALAQFNRFCEQKVKEGKLAESDLEEGERGD